The nucleotide sequence AGTCTCGGTCGATCTTCACTTGAGCGATGCGACCATCGACCTGATCGGCGAGGGCTTTGACATGGCGGTGCGGATCGCGCGGCTGCCGGACTCGTCGCTGATCGCACGACGGCTGTTCACCATGCCGCGCTTCACGGTCGCCGCGCCGTCCTATCTCAAAAAGCACGGCCGGCCGACGCATCCGATGCATCTGGCCGAGCACAAATGCTTTAGTTACGCCTATCTCTCCACACCCAATGTCTGGCACTACACCAATTCGGCCGGCGAGCAGGCCAGCGTGCGCCCGGGCGGGCAGCTTCGCGTCAACAATGGTGAAGCGGTGATGCCGGCGCTCATCGCGGGCCTCGGCATCGCCGAGCTGCCCGAATTCATCGTCGGCGAGGCGATTTCATCGGGTGAGGTCGAAGTGATCCTGAAGGACTGGAAGCAGGCCGAAGGCGCCGTTCATCTGGTGACCCCGCCCGGCGGCCCGCGCCCCGCGCGCGTCGAGGCGCTCGGCGACTTTCTCGCGGCGAAGCTGCCGGGCACCTGCAAGCGGCGGCCGAAGAAAGGTGCGAAGGTGTCGTGACTCTCTTGGTGGGCACGGCGCGCGAAGAGCGCGCCTTTGCCCACCCTACGGCATCTCGCTAGTCTATCGTCCGAGCAAACTATCGTAAGGTGGGCAAAGCGCTGCGTGCCCACGTCTTTGAACTACGACACCTTCACGCCATTGCGCACGACAACGCGCAAGCTCGGCCTCAGCGTCTCTTCGAGCTGCGACTTCAATTCATGCACGCGCGGGTCGGTCGATCGCGCCGCGCACACGCCGTATTGATGGACGGATTGCGCCAGCGCGTGGCGGGCTTCCGGCGTTCGCGTCATCTCGGGCTTTGACAGACGCAGCACGATCGTGGCGAGATTTACCAGCATCTCGTCCAGGGCGACGTCGATGGTCGCGAGTTTTCCCATAACGCACTCCCACGGCACAGTCCCCGCAAGGGCAACGGAGGGCCGAGGCATGCGTTCCGGACCGGGCTGAACATGGCTAACGCTTCGTAAACGTCTTGTTCTTGCCGACCGCCGCGTTAGGCTGGCCTCGAAACAAGAAAAAATCGGGGAGGGACCTGCCATGGATCGACGCGATGTTCTGCGCGCCGTTGCCGCACTGCCATTGTTGCGCGCAGCGTTACCCGACGAAGCCTTCGCGCAAACCTATCCTGCCCGCAACATCACGCTGATCGTGCCGTTTCCTGCCGGCGGCCAGGCTGATCTCGCCGCGCGTCCCGTCGCACAGGCGCTGGAGCGAATCCTGGGCAAACCCGTCATTGTCGACAACCGCGCTGGTGGCGGCGGCGGATCGGTCGGCAATGCCGCGGCGGCGCGCGCCGAGCCCGATGGTTATACGTTGCTGATGACGCTGTCCTCGCTAGCGGTGCTGCCTGAAGCCGACCGTCTGTTCGACCGTCCCGTCGCCTATGAGGTCTCGCAGTTCATGCCGATCGCGCGCGTGCTTGCCGACCCCACGCTGCTCGCGGTGCCGGCCTCGGCGCCATGGAAGACGGCACAGGAGTTCGTCGCCGACGCGAAGAAGCGCCCGGGCCAGATCACATACGGCTCGTCAGGTCCTTACGGCACGTTGCATGTGGCGATGGAGATGTTCGCGAGCAGCGCCGACATCAAATTGCTGCACGTGCCGTTCCGTGGCGCTGGTCCCGCGCTGACCGCGCTGCTCAGCGGCACCGTGCAGGCGATTGCAGCCGCGCCCGGCACGCTGAAGCCGCAGGTCGAGGACGGCAAGCTGCGCGTGCTCGGCAATTGCGGCGCGCAGCGCATCGCGAGCTTCCCTGACGTGCCGACCTTCCAGGAGCTCGGCTACAAGGATGTCGAGATGTACATCTGGGCCGGCCTGTTCGCGCAGAGCTCGCTGCCGGCACCGATCGCGACCCGCCTGCGCGAAGCCATGGCGCAGGTGATGACGAGTCCCGACGTGCTCAAGGCCTTCGACACCTCGGGCAGTCTCGTCGCCTATCAGGATGCGCCGGCCTTCGCGCAATTCGTCGCGACCGACAGCACGCGGCTGATCGCCGCGGTGAAGAAGATCGGCAAGGTAGAGTAGGTTCCCGCGGCGCTTTCACATTTTGTTGTTGGTCCAGAACCGGCTCCCGCCTCATTGATTGATGAGAATTCGTGGGATTCGAGAAGGATCGAGACATGCGAACAGAGCGGATTGCGCTGGGTGTGGCGCTTGCGATTGGCGGCATCGTCGCGCAGGGCGCCGCGTCCGCCGAAGAGTATCGCGGAACCATGGAACAGCAGATGGCCTGCACGCCGGATGTCTGGCGTCTCTGCAGCGACCAGATTCCGGACGTGAGCCGCATCACGGCTTGCTTGCGAGAGAATACGCCACAGCTCTCGAGCGGCTGCCGCGCCGTGTTCCAATCCAACAACCAGATGCCGCCGCAGCAGGCTCCGCGTGGTCGCGCCGCGCCGCCGCCGCGCTATTATAACGCGCCGCCTCCCGCGGCCCAGCCGCAGCCTTACGATGATGACGATTAGCGCTACCTAGACACGATCCGGAAAAGTGGTCGGCGCAATGATGCGATCGTATCGCTTCGTTCAGCGCTCTCCCTTGCTGTTCGACTCAGGTCGCTGTCGAAGCGCTGTCCGCAACAGCGCGCCGAAGAGAATGGCTGCGACCGGCCAGTGAAACCAGATCCTGTGCATGCCGCTGAAAACATTAATCAGAATCAAAAAGGCCGACACCGTGAGGGCCGCTGCAATGGGGCGGGGCAGCTTCGCCAGCGAATCCGAGACGACATGCGTCCACGAGGATGGCGCGTGCCTGTCGCTGATCCGCGGAGCACGTCTTTTCTCCGGGAAAGTTGGGCTTTCCGCGCTCGGGACGCTCCCTCGCCCGGCGGTTCGGCCGCCCAAGGTCACCCGATAACTGGTCTGGGGCGCGATGTTCTTCATGGGTTGTTGGCCGAGACAGTCGAAGCCAACGGATAATTTGTTGTGCACCTGATCGTAGACGGAGCTCGAGATCACGACGCCGCCGGGCTCGGCGAGCTCTTGCAGACGCGACGCGATATTGACCCCGTCGCCATAGATGTCGGAGCCGTCCACCATCACGTCGCCGAGGTTGATGCCGATGCGAAAGCGCATCGGGCTCGCTTGAGGCGGGTCCGAATCCTGACTGGAGATTTCCTGCTGAATCTCGACCGCGCATTGCACGGCCTCGACGACGCTGGCGAACTCGGCGATCACGGCATCGCCCCAGGTATTCACGATGCGGCCGTCATGGCGCTCGACCAATCGCGCAATGGCTGTGCGATAGCGGCGGAGCGTCTCCAACGTTCCGGTCTCGTCGGCTTCCATGAGACGCGAATAGCCGTACACGTCAGCGCACAGCACGGTGGTCAGTCGTCGTTTCACCTTGTCGTCGGTCATCCTCGCCATGCTAGCCTGCCTGATCGGTAAATGCATCAGGCATCGTACTCGGCGCCGCTTTACGGCCTGACCTCGCAGACATCGACCCACTCGGCGCCGGTCAGCTCGGCCATCCGCTCCGGCGTGATGCGCACGGCGCTGTGGGTCGACCCCGCGGCCGGCACCACCACGTCGAACGCTTTCAGCGACATATCGCAGTAGATCGGCAGCGGTGATTTCAGCCCGAACGGGCAGACGCCGCCGACCTCGTGGCCGGTGATGTCGGCGACTTCTTCCAGCCCCAGCATCTTCGGCTTGCCGCCGAATGCAGCCTTCACCTTCTTGTTGTCCATCCGCGAGGTGCCGGCGGCGACGATCAGGATCACGCGTTCGCCGACGCGCAAGCTCAGCGTCTTGGCAATCATTCCGGGCTCGACGCCATAGGCTTCGGCGGCCAGCGGCACGGTGGCCGAGCTGATCGGGGATTCGATGACGGAGATGTCGGGGGCATTCTCGGCGAAGAAGGCGCGAACGGATTCCAGGCTCATTCACTTCTCACGGGCGGGCAATGATCTCTAGGCAATCCCGGGCAGCTCGGAGAGCGCGCGGACGCGGTGGTCCGGCGCGAAGCCAAGCTCGTCCATCTGGGTGCGGATCGCCTTGAACATGGTGAGCGGTGCCACGAGTTCGTTCTCGACGCAAGCCAGCGCCATCGCTTCCGGTGTCACCCGCTCGATCCAGGCGACGTTCAGGCCGAACGATTTTGCGCCGACAGCGTCCCAGGGATTGGAGGAGACGAACAGCACCTCGTCAGGCGTAGTGTCGAGCGCCGCGCCGATCAGCTCATAGGCTTCCGGGCTCGGCTTGAAGATCTTCTTCGCATCGACGCTGAGCGTGGCGTCGAGCACGCGGTCGAGACCGGAATTGCGCACCAGCGCGTTCAGCATGTCCGGACTGCCATTGGAGAGGATGGCGAGTTTTCGCGGCTTCAACGCCGCGAGCGCAGTCGTCGCATCCGGATAGAGATCGAGATGCAGGTATTTCTCGATCACGCGCTCGAACGCCTCGCTGTCATAGGCGAGGCCGAGCATGCGCAGCGTATAGCCGAGCGAGTCGCGCGTCACGGCGGCGAAATCCTGGTAGCGCCGCATCAGCGAGCGCAACCAGCTGTATTCGAGCTGCTTGATGCGCCAGACCTGCGTGATGATCTCGCCATAGCCCGGAAACGCATCCTCGGTGATCTCTGCGACCGACTGGATGTCGTAGAGCGTTCCGTAGGCGTCGAAGACGACGGCTTTGATGCTCATTGAACGGTTTCCTTGATCGTTTCCTTGGATTTGTTTTCTTCGATCGTTTTCTTGGATCGTTGCAGGCGCGCGGACTATACCTGAACGGTCAGCTTATCGTCCTTTTGCATTCCAGGCCTCGCGCTCGGCGAAGACCCGGCTGACCTCCGCCATATGCTCCGTGCCCCACGAGCAAAGCGGCACGAGGGCCTGCGCCAGGCTGTGGCCCAAGGGGGTGAGGCTGTAGTCCACCCGAGGCGGCACCTCCTTGTAGTCGGTCCGCTTCACGAGGCCGTCGGCCTCCAGCTCCTTAAGCTGCTGGATCAGCACCTTGTCGCTGACGTCGCGTATGGCGCGCCGAAGTTCGCCATAGCGGGTCGGGCCGTCCTGAGCGACGAAGTACAGGATCAGCGGCTTCCACTTGCCGGAGACGACTCGCAAGGTCGCGTCCAGGCCGCAGGTGAAGCCGGGCAGGGTCGGCGTGCAGCTCTGGACCGTTGCTGACGTCCGCGCCGGCGAGGTGGTCGGGTCCGAATGATCTGTCGACATTTTTGGGCACTTACCAAAAGGTGCATACTTGTCGATAGGTGGGTACGCCGCCAGCTCAGTGCAACCCTAATGAAGGAGCACATCATGGGCAGACTACAAGGCAAGACGGCAGTGGTGACGGGCGGCGGAACCGGCATCGGATTTGGAGCGGCGAAACGGTTCGTCGACGAAGGCGCGTTCGTCTATCTCTTCGGGCGGCGGCAGGAGCCGCTCGACGCCGCCGTTGCGAAGCTGGGGTCCTCCGCGCGCGCCGTCAGGGGCTCGGTGACGGACCTGTCCGACCTCGACCGGCTCTACGAGACGGTGAAAGCCGAACGCGGCGGGCTCGACATCCTGTTCGCCAACGCCGGCACCGGCTTGTTCGCGCCGCTCGGCGAGATCACGGTCGAGCATTACGACCAGATCTTTGACGTCAATGTGAAGGGGTTGGTGTTCACGGTGCAGAAAGCCCTGCCGCTGATGAAGCAGGGGTCGTCGATCATCCTGACCGGCTCGAGCACGGGGGTGATGGGGACGCCGCAATTCAGCATCTACAGCGCGACCAAGGCCGCGATCCGCAATCTGGCACGGAGCTGGGCGCTGGACCTGCGCGGCACCGGCATACGCGTCAACGTGTTGTCGCCGGGGCCGACCAAGACCGAGCTGGCGCTGGAGATCGTCGGCGAGGAAGCCTTTGATGCGCTCGGAAGCATGACGCCGATCGGGCGCGTGGGCGACCCGAGCGAGACGGGGGCGGTGGCCGCGTTCCTGGCGTCGTCAGACAGCAGCTTCATGACCGGCGGCGAGGTCTTCGTCGACGGTGGCTTGGCGCAGGTCTGAGACTCGACCGCGTGAGCGCGAGGGCTTCGGTCATTCGATCGAAGCCCTCGATGCGTAGCCTAGATCCCCAGAATCTTCCGCGCGTTGGCCTTCAAGACCTTCGGCCGGATCTCGTCGCGGATGTCGATCTTGGCGAAGTCCGACAGCCAACGGTCCGGTGTGATCACCGGCCAGTCCGAGCCGAACAGCATCTTGTCCTGCAGGATCGAGTTGATGTAGCGCACCAGGATCGGCGGGAAATACTTTGGCGACCAGCCCGAGAGATCGATGTAAACGTTCGGCTTGTGGGTCGCGACCGACAGCGCCTCTTCCTGCCAGGGGAAGGAGGGGTGCGCGAGGATGATCTTGAGGTCGGGGAAATCGGCCGCGACGTCGTCCATGTACATCGGGTTGGAATATTTCAGCCGCATCCCCATGCCGCCCGGCATGCCCGAGCCGACGCCGGTCTGGCCGGTGTGGAACAGCGCGATCGCGCCGCCATTGTTGATCTCTTCGTAGAGCGGATAGGCCATGCGGTCGTTGGCGTAGAAGCCCTGCATGGTCGGGTGGAATTTGAAGCCGCGCACGCCGTATTCCTCGATCAGCTTGCGCGCCTCGCGCACGCCGAGCTTGCCCTTGTGCGGGTCGATCGAGACGAACGGGATGAGGACGTCGAGATGGTCGGAGGCGACCTCCAGCATCTCGTAATTGTTGTAGCGGCGGAAGCCGGTCTCGCGTTCGGCGTCGACCGGGAAGATCACCGCGGCGATGTTCTTGGAGCGGTAGTAGGCAGCGGTCTCCGGCACCGTCGGCGGATGCTTGTTCGGCGACTTGAAATATTCCGCCATCTGCGCCTGGAAATCGTCATAGCCATCGTCCGCGTGGCACCCGCAGGGCTCCTCGGCATGGGTATGGATGTCGATGGCGACGACGTCGTCGATGTTCGGCAGCTTCAGCTTCGGCATTGGTTTCCTCCCGACGGGTTGCCAAATTGATTATATGATATAACGAATTTGGCAAGCGTCGCTGGCGCCGAAACCGCAGCCCGCAAAAGTCTTTGCGGGGCTTGGCCGCGAAGGGACAGATCGGGCCGATCCGGCCGTTTCTACTGTGCATGGGGTTGTTTTCGCGAATTTGCTGGGTGGGAACCGGGCAGTTAACATTGACATGACCTCCTGCCATGCCTTAAGAACCGCCCCGTCCCGGGCGGTCGGTCCGCCAGCGGGAAAAATCTCATTTTGCCACATTCGCGCGTGCCGAAACGGTAGTGCCGAACACGGCCTTTCGAACGTTCAGGATTCTGCCATGAAGGTCCGTAACTCGTTGAAGTCGCTGCGCGGTCGCCATCGCGCCAACCGCCTGGTCCGCCGCAAGGGCCGGGTCTATGTGATCAACAAGGTGCAGCGCCGCTTCAAGGCTCGCCAGGGCTGATCTTTCGCCCTGCCGGACGCCTCACGCGCTCCCGCAATACCACGGTCACACGAGTTTGACGCCGCCTTTGCTTTGCAAGGGCGGCTTTGCGCGTTTAGACTTTCACCATGGCAGTGAGATTCCCGTTCGCACGCACCTTGTGTCTGGCCCTCGTGCTGGGTGCCGCCGGCTTGACGCCAGCCCTGGCTCAGAAAGTTCTGCCGGCCCCTCCCGGCAAGGAGCAGAAGAAGCTCCCCGAAGCGCCGGCCAAGCTGCCCAAGGTCGACCGCAGCAAGAATCTCGATTTCCTGTTCGGCGCGCTGAAGGCTGCGCCCGACGAGGCCAGCGCCAAGCATGTCGAGGCGCGGATCTGGGCGATCTGGATCCAGACCCCGAGCGACACCGCGTCGCTGTTGATGGCGCGGGCCAAGACCGCGGTCGACGCGCAGAAGGTCGACATCGCGATCAAGCTGCTGGATTCGGTCATCAAGCTCAGGCCCGACTACATCGAGGCCTGGAACCGGCGCGCCACGCTCTACTACATGCAGAATGACTACGCCCGCTCGCTTGCCGACATCCGCGAGGTGCTGATCCGCGAGCCCCGCCATTTCGGCGCGCTCGCAGGCCTCGGCATGATTATGCAGGAGGTCGGCGACGAGAAGCGCGCGCTCGACGCCTATCGCAAGGCGCTCGCCGTCAATCCGCACCTCGACAAGATTCCCGACCAGGTCAAGTCGCTGACCGAAAAGGTCGAAGGCCGCGATATTTAGCCTAGAACTCGATCTTTTCCCGAGCGAATGCGGCGCCTTCGGATTAACCAAGATCGGAAGCGCGGCATCTTGAGGGCTATTGCCGGCGCCGCCACAGGCCTACCTGCATGGCAGGAGCGAAAGCCATGAAGCGTCTGATCTTTGCAGGGATCCTGCTGCTCGCGTCGGGGACGGCAAGTCTCGCCGACGGACTGTTCTGGGTGGTCGGCAACCGCGCCACCGGCAAATGCAACATCGTGACCAGCAATCCCGTGATCATCGGCGACATCTGGTTCGGTGACGGCCCCTACAAATCCAAGGCCGACGCCAGGCTTGCCCGCTCGACGATCCGCGCCTGCCCCGCACCGACCCCCGATGAGGAAAAGGCCGAGGACGGCACGAACTAGATCGGCGTCCGCAAGTTAGTGCAGGGCGCTGCCGCCGCGCTCAGCGAGGCCGCGATCGGCGGCGGCTGCGTAAGCCTTCGCAAGTTCCGTCTCGAGATGCTCGTTGATCAGCAGCAGCGCGCGCACGGCGCCGCGCAGGTCACCGTTGCAGCTCGCCACGATCTCGTCGATCGCAGTGTCTTTGGATCTGAAGCTCATCGAAATTCTCCGGTTCAAATCAGGACAAATCCTGCCGGCCTTTCCCGCACCCCTGAGGTTGCGAGCAGGATCGGCGCCCACCCGCGTCTAAGAGGCGGAACCGACCGTGGCGATTATAAGGAAGCCGCGATGACGACCGCATGAAGCTGGTCCGAGGCTTGCGGGTCTTCGGATAATAATATTGATTTCATTGATGTTTTTGACTCGGCAAATATGCACATATCCACAGCCCCGCCATTTCCGGTGGAAATGCGGGAGCTCGCGGGGCGAAACTGCCGCCTGCCGAACCCGTAGCTGCGATGTGCCCTGGATTTCCCGGACCCTCTCCATGATCGTGATGACAGTCGTGACGGCGCTGGTGCTGCTGGCGCTGGTCACGCAGGCCGGAATTGTGGCCCTGCAACGCGCCTTTCCGCCCCAGGGCCGGATGGTCGAGGTCGACGGTGCCGTGCTTCACGTCGTCGATATCGGCCCGCGCGATGCGGGCGTGCCGATCGTGATGCTGCACGGTGCGAGCTCCAATCTCGAAGCGATGCGGCGCCCGCTCGGCGATCTCCTCGCCGGGGATCATCGCGTCATCCTGATCGATCGTCCCGGCCATGGCTGGAGCACGCGTGCACGACGGCAGGATTCGACGCCGCAGATCCAGGCGCGGATGATCGACGAGGCGCTGGGCAAGCTCGGGATCGAACGCGCGGTGTTCGTGGTGCATTCCTGGAGCGGCGCGCTCGGGGCGCGGATTGCGCTCGATCACGCGAGCCGCGTCGCCGGTCTCGTCATGCTGGCGCCGGTCACCCATCCCTGGCGCGGCGGCGTCGGCCGTTACAACGAGATCATCGCAACGCCCGTGATCGGCCCGCTGCTCGCCTATACCATCACGCTGCCGCTGGGTTATTTCGTCGCCGAGGCCGGCGCACGGAGCGTCTTCCTGCCACAAATCATGCCGGATGGTTTCGTGCGGGATTCGGCGACGCCGCTGCTGCTGCGTCCGCGCGAGTTCATCGCCAATGCCTATGATCTTGTGACGCTGAAGGAAGCGGTGATTGCGCAGGCTGCGCGCTATGGCGAGATCAAAGCGCCGGTCACGATCATCGCCGGCGAGCCCGACAAGACCGTGAAGACCGACATCCACGCGCGCCCGTTCGCCGCGACCGTGCCGAATGCAAAGCTGATCGTGCTGCCCGATCTCGGCCACATGGTGCAGAACGCGGTGCCGGATCTCGTGAAGACGGAGATCGAGACGATGATCGGTCAAATCGTCCCGGCGCAGGCGGTCGCCGATTAGAGCGTTTTCGAACGAAGCGGATGCCGGTTCGCGTGAAGACAACGCGTCAAAACAAAACAGCTACAGCGTCGGTTCCGAGTTGATCAGAACCGAAGCTGTAGCGGCCGCCGTTTGGGCGCTTACTGCTTGATTTTCCCGTCCTTGTCGAACTGCGAGACGTAGGTCCAGAGATTGTTGATCTCGGTCTCGTTCTTGATGCCGGCGAACGCCATCTTGGTGCCGGGGATCTTGGCCTTGGGGTCCTTGATGTATTCCTTGAACGTCGCCTCGTCCCAGGTGATGCCGGAATTCTTGTTCGCGTCCGAATAGCTGTAGCCCTCCGCGGTGCCCGATTTGCGGCCGTTGAGGCCGTTGAGCTCGGGGCCGACCTTGTTCTTGGCGCCTTCGCCGATCGCGTGGCAGGCCAGGCATTTGTTGAACGATGTCTTGCCGGCCGCGGCATCCTGCGCCATCGCGGCGGGTGCGGTGGCAATCGCGGTGAGGATCGTCAGTGCGCCAATAATCAGTTTTGTCATCGGGTGCTCTTCGTCTCTTCCCTGGTGGGTCTGGTCAGTCGCCTGCCTGGTCGGCAATGTCAGGACCTGCCCGTTTTGGCAGGCCTGCTCGACTTGGACAAGCGACCAATCCATGACAGGTTTCATGCCTTCCTACTTGTCCCAGAGCGAACTCGCCGCAGATCGCCGCTCCGACTTTCGGATGGCCTACCCAAACCACCGCGGACGTGGTTGATTTGCCGCGACAATTCGATTGTGCGGCGCGAGCCGGAAGGATAATGCCGTGAAGGACGTGTTATGGCCATCATGATGCCTGCAAGCGACCAGGCGGTGCTCGCGCGCCGCGCTGAGATCGTGGCTGCATTGCGCGCAATCGTGCCCGGCGAGGGCGTGATCGATACGCCCGCCGAGATGCGGGCCTACGAATCCGACGGGCTGACGGCCTATCGGCAGCCGCCGATGGTCGTGGTGCTGCCCGATACGACCGAGCAGGTCTCGCTCGTCCTGAAATATTGTGCCGGGCAGGGTATCAAGGTGGTGCCGCGCGGCTCCGGCACGTCGCTGTCGGGCGGCGCGCTGCCGCTCGAGGACGGCGTGCTGCTGGGGCTCGGCAAGTTCAAGCGCATCCGCGAGATCGATTTCGACAACCGCGTCGTCGTCACCGAGCCCGGCGTCACCAATCTCGCGATCAGCCAGGCGGTCGCGCATGCCGGCTTCTACTACGCGCCCGACCCGTCCTCGCAGATCGCCTGCTCGATCGGCGGCAATGTCGCGGAGAACTCCGGCGGCGTGCATTGTCTCAAATACGGCATGACCACCAACAACGTGCTGGGTTGCGAGATCGTGCTGATGAGCGGCGAGATGCTGCGCATCGGCGGCAAATCGGCGGAGAATTCCGGCTATGACCTGATGGGCGTCATCACCGGCTCCGAAGGCCTGCTCGGTGTCATCACCGAGATCACGGTGCGCATCCTGCAGAAGCCGGAGACGGCGCGCGCGTTGATGGTTGGGTTTGCGCAGGTCGAGGCGGCCGGCGAATGCGTGGCGCGCATCATCGGCGCCGGCATCATTCCCGGCGGCATGGAGATGATGGACAAGCCGGCGATCCACGCCGCGGAGGCCTTCGTCCATGCCGGCTATCCGCTCGACGTCGAGGCGCTGCTCATCATCGAGCTCGACGGTCCCAAGATCGAGGTCGACGAGCTGATCACGCGCGTCGAGACCATTGCGAACGCTTGCGGCTCGACCACCTGTCAGATCTCGACCTCGGAAGCCGAGCGCAATCTGTTCTGGGCCGGCCGCAAGGCCGCATTCCCGGCCGTCGGCCGCATCTCGCCCGACTATCTCTGCATGGACGGCACGATCCCGCGCGGTGCCTTGCCGAAGGCGCTCGCCCGCATCCGCGAGCTTTCGGAAAAATACCAGCTCGGTTGCGCCAACGTGTTCCACGCCGGCGACGGCAATCTGCACCCGCTGATCCTCTATGATGCCAACAAGCCCGGCGAGATCGAGCGCGCCGAAGCCTTCGGCGCCGACATCCTGCGCGCCTGTGTCGAGTTCGGCGGCGTGCTCACCGGCGAGCACGGCGTCGGCATCGAGAAGCGCGATCTCATGGGCGACATGTTCACCGAGATCGACCTCAACCAGCAGCAACGGTTGAAATGCGCCTTCGACGCGCAGGGCCTGCTCAATCCCGGAAAGGTGTTCCCGACCCTGCACCGCTGCGCCGAGCTCGGCCGCATGCATGTGCACGCGGGCAAGCTGGCATTCCCGGACATCCCGCGGTTCTAGGACTGATTGGGAGGGAAGGGCTCACGACGCGAGCGCTTCCCTCCGGGAGATGTTACAACAGGCCGTACTGCGCCCGCTCACGCTTGGCCAGCAGTGGCAGCGCTTCGCCAGCGATGTAGGTCTTGAAGTGTGCGCTCTCCTGATGCGCCTTGAAGGCTGCCTCGTCGCGGAACAGTTCGTAGAACAGGAACTGGGCCGGATTGTCCTTCGCCCGCGAGATCAGGAACAGCTTGACGCCGTCTTCGCGCTGCGCCTCCGGCAGGAAGCGGTCGAGGATCGCGGCGACCTTGTCGGCCTCGCCGGCCTTTGCCTCCCATTGTGCGACGACAAGCAGCCCGCCGCCGTCGACTGCGTCACTGAGGGATTTTTGCGTGGCATAGTGGTTCATGATGTGTGTCTCCATCGGTTGATCTCGACCGCGAGAACTGACTTGTAGCGATGGCCTGCCGGTTATGGTTCGCCGCGGATCGAAGTGTCGACGTCAGCATCGCGCCCCGGCTCAATCGCGACGGCAATGGGCGCCTGCCGACACGCCGCATTTGATTTTAGTGCCGAATTTCGCTACCGCCTTTTCCCGTGGATACGCTCAAGGTCAGAGACGCCAAAGACGTCGAAGAGGTGGTGCGCGCGGCGATTGCCAACGAGCAGCCGCTCGAGATCATCGGTCATGGCTCCAAGCGCGGCATCGGCCATGCGATGGCGACCAACGCCGTGCTCGACGTCTCCGCGCTCAATGCCGTCATCTCCTATGAGCCGAACGAATTGATCGTCACGCTCCAGGCCGGCGCGCCGCTGGGCGACGTGCTGGCGCTGATCGATGCCAAGAACCAGCAATTCGCCTTCGAGCCGATGGACACTGCGCCGCTGCTCGGCACGCCCGCATCGGGCACCATCGGCGGCATGATCGCGGCGGGGCTCGCCGGCCCGCGGCGCATCAAGGCGGGCGGAGCGCGCGATCATCTCCTGGGCGCGCACGCCGTCTCCGGCTTCGGCGACAGCTTCAAGACCGGCGGCAAGGTGGTGAAGAACGTCACCGGCTACGACCTGTGCAAGCTGCTGGCGGGCTCCTGGGGCACGCTGTCTGTCATGACCGAAGTCACGCTCAAGGTGATGCCCAAGCCCGAGGCCGAACGGACGCTGCTGCTGCGCGGGCTGGACGATGCCG is from Bradyrhizobium xenonodulans and encodes:
- a CDS encoding LysR family transcriptional regulator; translated protein: MAKLPDFEALAIFAKVVELRSFAGAASELATSKATVSKAVTRLEERLGARLFNRTSRRLALTDAGHKLAERATRLLADGEAAENEALAQSVAPRGLVRLAVPMTFGIKAVAPLLPEFFETYPEVSVDLHLSDATIDLIGEGFDMAVRIARLPDSSLIARRLFTMPRFTVAAPSYLKKHGRPTHPMHLAEHKCFSYAYLSTPNVWHYTNSAGEQASVRPGGQLRVNNGEAVMPALIAGLGIAELPEFIVGEAISSGEVEVILKDWKQAEGAVHLVTPPGGPRPARVEALGDFLAAKLPGTCKRRPKKGAKVS
- a CDS encoding haloacid dehalogenase type II; amino-acid sequence: MSIKAVVFDAYGTLYDIQSVAEITEDAFPGYGEIITQVWRIKQLEYSWLRSLMRRYQDFAAVTRDSLGYTLRMLGLAYDSEAFERVIEKYLHLDLYPDATTALAALKPRKLAILSNGSPDMLNALVRNSGLDRVLDATLSVDAKKIFKPSPEAYELIGAALDTTPDEVLFVSSNPWDAVGAKSFGLNVAWIERVTPEAMALACVENELVAPLTMFKAIRTQMDELGFAPDHRVRALSELPGIA
- a CDS encoding adenylate/guanylate cyclase domain-containing protein, which produces MTDDKVKRRLTTVLCADVYGYSRLMEADETGTLETLRRYRTAIARLVERHDGRIVNTWGDAVIAEFASVVEAVQCAVEIQQEISSQDSDPPQASPMRFRIGINLGDVMVDGSDIYGDGVNIASRLQELAEPGGVVISSSVYDQVHNKLSVGFDCLGQQPMKNIAPQTSYRVTLGGRTAGRGSVPSAESPTFPEKRRAPRISDRHAPSSWTHVVSDSLAKLPRPIAAALTVSAFLILINVFSGMHRIWFHWPVAAILFGALLRTALRQRPESNSKGER
- a CDS encoding tripartite tricarboxylate transporter substrate binding protein; translation: MDRRDVLRAVAALPLLRAALPDEAFAQTYPARNITLIVPFPAGGQADLAARPVAQALERILGKPVIVDNRAGGGGGSVGNAAAARAEPDGYTLLMTLSSLAVLPEADRLFDRPVAYEVSQFMPIARVLADPTLLAVPASAPWKTAQEFVADAKKRPGQITYGSSGPYGTLHVAMEMFASSADIKLLHVPFRGAGPALTALLSGTVQAIAAAPGTLKPQVEDGKLRVLGNCGAQRIASFPDVPTFQELGYKDVEMYIWAGLFAQSSLPAPIATRLREAMAQVMTSPDVLKAFDTSGSLVAYQDAPAFAQFVATDSTRLIAAVKKIGKVE
- a CDS encoding SDR family NAD(P)-dependent oxidoreductase, translated to MGRLQGKTAVVTGGGTGIGFGAAKRFVDEGAFVYLFGRRQEPLDAAVAKLGSSARAVRGSVTDLSDLDRLYETVKAERGGLDILFANAGTGLFAPLGEITVEHYDQIFDVNVKGLVFTVQKALPLMKQGSSIILTGSSTGVMGTPQFSIYSATKAAIRNLARSWALDLRGTGIRVNVLSPGPTKTELALEIVGEEAFDALGSMTPIGRVGDPSETGAVAAFLASSDSSFMTGGEVFVDGGLAQV
- a CDS encoding amidohydrolase family protein, which translates into the protein MPKLKLPNIDDVVAIDIHTHAEEPCGCHADDGYDDFQAQMAEYFKSPNKHPPTVPETAAYYRSKNIAAVIFPVDAERETGFRRYNNYEMLEVASDHLDVLIPFVSIDPHKGKLGVREARKLIEEYGVRGFKFHPTMQGFYANDRMAYPLYEEINNGGAIALFHTGQTGVGSGMPGGMGMRLKYSNPMYMDDVAADFPDLKIILAHPSFPWQEEALSVATHKPNVYIDLSGWSPKYFPPILVRYINSILQDKMLFGSDWPVITPDRWLSDFAKIDIRDEIRPKVLKANARKILGI
- a CDS encoding winged helix-turn-helix transcriptional regulator, giving the protein MPGFTCGLDATLRVVSGKWKPLILYFVAQDGPTRYGELRRAIRDVSDKVLIQQLKELEADGLVKRTDYKEVPPRVDYSLTPLGHSLAQALVPLCSWGTEHMAEVSRVFAEREAWNAKGR
- a CDS encoding YbaK/EbsC family protein, which codes for MSLESVRAFFAENAPDISVIESPISSATVPLAAEAYGVEPGMIAKTLSLRVGERVILIVAAGTSRMDNKKVKAAFGGKPKMLGLEEVADITGHEVGGVCPFGLKSPLPIYCDMSLKAFDVVVPAAGSTHSAVRITPERMAELTGAEWVDVCEVRP